ACCTAATACATAATATCGACTTATAATCATAGAGAGGCCTATTGGACAGCAAACCTAATACATAATATCGACTTATAATCATAGAGAGGCCTATTGGACAGCAAGCCTCAATCCAAAACATTCTTaaataaaggctcaaattgcAAAAAGAGCTTCAGGATCCATTAACCTGTCTGAAACAGATAATATTGATAGTTACAATCAAAGAGAGATCATATTAGACAGTAAATCTCTactaaaaaattcttaaagaaaGGTTCTAATCGCGACAAAAACTCCAGGACCCTTATGTAACAGGAACGATATCCTACTTTGCTAACATCTAAGACGAGCGAAGATGCAGAAATGCGAGTTCATAGTCAAGATCTAAATGACCAAATAACAGCAACGGTCCTCCTCCTCTATGAAACAGACCATAGgaatttaataataataataacaacaataaaAACAAACCTTCAATTTCAACCAGTTCAATGAAGACTGTTTCCTCATCTTTAGCATCTCCAATCCACTTGATTGGAAAATGTATTCTAACCTGCAAAACCATCAAACACATTAAAAACCTATAGTAGGAAAACATTCAAACCAGAACAATATCAAAGAAAGAGAGTAAAAATCAGTCAACAACGATACTGCAAGCGAGCTATTGATGGGATACCCATATCAACAAAGTAAACGTGTCGCTCTACTACAATCAATTTCATGAAGAAACGATGCCTGCACGTTACAGGAGGGAAGAGGATGAACAAACACAGAGGAAGTACACAAAGCCAAGCAACAACCATTTCAATGGGAAACGAAGGGAATTTGTCAGCTAATAAATCCAATACGGCTAAAACCAACAGGCTTTGCAAATGGACCGATGGAGAGATTGCAGGTTAACATGGACATTGAAACCCTATCATGGATTGGAAGTGGAAGCTGTTGCTTTGTGCAGTTAAAAGTAATGGGCAATGAGTTGATTCACGTCCCCGGAAAGATAAGCAAAACTCACCATCATAGACATATGTTCTTGTCCAACCGATACGAATTTGGACTGCAAAAAATTCATTGATTGGGCATGGATCACAAATAATCGATCCATAAATGATTTTTACAGTCCTCCCTCCCATTACATGATCACATATATATGTCGCACTTGCTTCTTTCTTCCCCAATATGTATAGTGGCGTAATCGAAGTATTTCTCCTTCAGGCCGAAGGCATGTAAGAGTTCTGATCTGCAGATGGAGCTTTAGGGGTGTTATTGCCAGTGGTTGCCATTGTGGATGAGATGGACATGTCCAGGGCTCCCATAAGCATAGTGTCCCTGGTGGtgactcatcatcatcatcatcatcattctaTTGTGCCCTGCAGACTTTTCCTTGCAGAGAGGGAACCCGACCGGCTTCGGCTTTTCCATGTACTGGTGCATGCACTTCGAGAACCTCGGAGTCGATCCGACGGTCACGGTGGTGGTGGacagtgaagatgaagatgattttCTTGACGAGGAGGCtagtgaaggaggaggagatattTTTTTGCCAGACTTGGGCAGAAAAAGGAAGGCCCTGATCTTTAAGGATGAAGGGGGCGAGCGGTTGTACTCCTCGACGAGGTTCACAAGGTCCTCGTCGGAGGTGATTGAGATCAGAGCGTCGAGATCCTCCGTCGGAAGCTGACACCGGAGCGACACGGCAGTGCCGCAGAGTTCCCCCATCTTCAACATCAGTTCTGTTGACCAAAATAACCTCATTCTAAATCACATCCTTTCATTTTATCGGAAACGCGTGTGCAAAATCCGAATTTCGAGGAATTGACACAGGATTTCGCAGGAATCAAAACCCTAATGAGTATCGCTACCACAATCCGCCCGAATCAAAATCCAAACCACAACTATAAACGAAGATGTACCCAAAGACGCCACGACATACTTAATTGACACTCTTCAAGTGGAAACGAGAAACTCACTTGAAACGAAGCAACATCACAACGAATAGAGGATGGACCCGACCCACGACGATCAGGCATAAATTCAACAGAAGGAAAGTGAAACAATAACTGGAGCGAACGAGGAATAGTAACGGAACTAACCGGAGAAGGATACGGAGCGATCGACGGCGAGGACGCGGGTCTCGCCACCGACGTAACGGAGCTTGCCGTCGGGATGGCGGGGGAGGATCTTGCCGCCGTAGCTGCAGAGGAACTTGATGGCGGGGGCGGGGCGGGGTTTGAGGGCGCCGAAGGGAGACCCGACCATGCTTTCTGGGCGGTTAGATGAGAGAGGAATGGGGTCCAGATGGTTGGAGATAAAGGAGGAGAAGCAAGCGAGCTAGAGAGTTGAAGATGCGGTTGCGTCTTCAAGCCTAGGTATGGTTCGATTCtgcctctatttatagaggTCTGGTTACACTTCAGAGcgttaaaaggaaaaatcctacaaaaatggaaacgaagaagacgacgacgaagtAGTGGGGCCCCCttccttatttttccttttttattttgtgatggTGGGGGGTGGGCCGGAGCTGAGGTCAGGTCATTCCAGATTCCCGTATTCCCCGGGTCACCAGGACCCGCCCCGATTTTAATTTTACtcttacttttacttttacttttcctttttctttgctcATCAAATTTGAACTGATATATCATACGGCATTCTCGttaaacttttatattttattttattttatttttcttagtttgAAATGCAAATGATTTATACGTTTTTAATGGAAAAGTTATTCCTTTGTATCTCGGAAAACGTGCATACAAAATGTTTCGTATCACGAGACTTCGAATGTTACAAATTAGGTCGAATGTGCATGCTAACTAATAATACATGTTGTTACGAACGGATTGAACCCGGTCCGTTGTTGTTGCACGCTTCCGATCCCGTTGCATCGGATAATTGAGATTTTTGGTTTCGTGCACACTTACAATTGCAATGTCGATCAGTAGAGGGCGTGTGTTTTAAAAAGTTGAAGTACAATCTCCGATTCCGTagtgaaataaaataattcccTCTGATTCTTTACATTCCATAGCAAAAAACAGACAGTTCAAGAGCCTTGGTGGCATGATTGTAAACGGAACAGACCGGACTCCAGCTCTTTTTTGAACGCGATTCGAGGTTCTCAACGTCTTAATGTCGCCGAGGGCCTTATGGCTCGATCCACC
The genomic region above belongs to Rhodamnia argentea isolate NSW1041297 chromosome 6, ASM2092103v1, whole genome shotgun sequence and contains:
- the LOC115757112 gene encoding uncharacterized protein LOC115757112 produces the protein MVGSPFGALKPRPAPAIKFLCSYGGKILPRHPDGKLRYVGGETRVLAVDRSVSFSELMLKMGELCGTAVSLRCQLPTEDLDALISITSDEDLVNLVEEYNRSPPSSLKIRAFLFLPKSGKKISPPPSLASSSRKSSSSSLSTTTVTVGSTPRFSKCMHQYMEKPKPVGFPLCKEKSAGHNRMMMMMMMSHHQGHYAYGSPGHVHLIHNGNHWQ